ACATTTCCTTATATCATCTTTAGTGGTTCCAGGATTAAGACCGAAAAAAGTATAAGGGAACCAGCCACCGTGGTTATTCAGCTGGGCTGGAAAATAGTATGACTCTGGTTTCCCCATCGCTCCAACATTAGCGGCTGCCTCATCATCATGATGAAGATGATGAGGGAGGGGTTCCATATTATCAAAAAACTTACTAAACATTAACCAGCCACCATATTTCTTCATAACATCGGTCCCTAAGATATCATTCCCCATGATATCAATTGCTTCTTTAAGAAGAACTTTTTCTTCTTTACGTCCATCTTTAAAATAAATATAGCTTAAACCCTCATCCGGAAGCGTTTCTGGTCCATTATCTGCTTTGGTTGTCGAAGCAAACCAACGTTCGTCAATACCGCCTCGATGAGCTCCAAAAGCATAGTAATCATCAGGGTGAAGTTTTAAACGCTTACCTGGAATACAAAATGAGCGAGGAACCCAATTGGGAAATAATCGAAAGATTCCCTTCCCTTGCTCCAAAGCTTTTTCTACAACTTTTGATGAATTCGTCATAACATTCCCTCTTTTCTATGGTTTCCTTTTTTTGATTATCATCAAAATATTTACCATAAAATCATATCCTTATTCCATGGGGATAATCATTTTTCCCCAATTTAATCCTCATTAACTGATCGCAGCCCACCTATTATAATTATTTGAAAGGACGAGTTGATTCACGGATTATTAAGCTTGGTTCCAAAACAATCCGATTGAGAGTAATTTCTTTCTTGTGTATATGATTCAAGATAATTTGAACTGCCCTTTGACACATTTCCTGAAATGGTTGGATAATGGTGGTTAGCGATGGAGTAACCATTTCCGAAGAGCTGATATTATCCATCCCAATTAAGGAAATATCTTCAGGTACACGGATGTGATTTTGGTTGAGCTCTTTGAGGGCTCCAATTGCCATCATATCATTTTGTGCCCAAATTGCCGTAACTTTAATATCATCATTTAAAAATTTCTTAATAGCGTAAATCCCCGATTCAAATTTGAAGTCCCCTTCATAGATAAAATCCGGGGGTAAAAGAACTCCATTTTCAGAAAGAATAGTTTTAAAGCCTTTTAATCGCTCTCGACAAAGAGCAATATTTAATGGACCAGTAATACAAGCAATTTTTTTATGGTTTAAACTGATCAAATGAGAACCAGCCAAAATCCCGGCTTGATAGTTATTCAGAACAATACTGGGAATATCTTCCTTTTCTAAAAAACGATCAACAACCACAACCGGAATATTGGTTTTCTCAAGAATATTAAAAACCCGGCTCTGATCAGAAACTCGAGAAAAAATAATTCCATCGACATTTCTTCGAATCAAACTATCAATAAACCGCTCTTCTTTTTCTGGATCTTCTTGAGTATTTCCTAAAATCAAATCGAATCCGTGATCAACAATTTGTTCCTCTACATAATGAATAAAATTGACAAAAGTTTGATGGATAATTTCAGGAACGACCAAACCAATGATACCTCCACTCCGCATACGAAGACCCTTAGCAAGAAGGTTTGGTTTGTAGTGGAGCTTGCGAATCGCCTTTTCCACTCTCAAGCGAGTTTCATTGTTTACCGGAATGCTTTTATTAATAACCCTGGAAACAGTTGAAACCGAAACTCCAGCAATTTTTGCTACATCTTTC
This is a stretch of genomic DNA from Candidatus Atribacteria bacterium ADurb.Bin276. It encodes these proteins:
- the rbsR_2 gene encoding Ribose operon repressor, with protein sequence MSSMKDVAKIAGVSVSTVSRVINKSIPVNNETRLRVEKAIRKLHYKPNLLAKGLRMRSGGIIGLVVPEIIHQTFVNFIHYVEEQIVDHGFDLILGNTQEDPEKEERFIDSLIRRNVDGIIFSRVSDQSRVFNILEKTNIPVVVVDRFLEKEDIPSIVLNNYQAGILAGSHLISLNHKKIACITGPLNIALCRERLKGFKTILSENGVLLPPDFIYEGDFKFESGIYAIKKFLNDDIKVTAIWAQNDMMAIGALKELNQNHIRVPEDISLIGMDNISSSEMVTPSLTTIIQPFQEMCQRAVQIILNHIHKKEITLNRIVLEPSLIIRESTRPFK